A genomic window from Chlorobium phaeobacteroides DSM 266 includes:
- a CDS encoding nitronate monooxygenase, whose amino-acid sequence MIVDNFRLQLGKQEYVPLVIGGMGVNISTTELALAAERLGGIGHISDAETGYVCDQLFGTSFVSTKRKRYIDNINNPDKAKVLFDLGEVAEAQKKYIEHTVSQKTGKGAIFLNCMEKLTMNNAQETLKVRLAAAMDAGIDGLTLAAGLNLRTLDLIQDHPRFRDVKIGIIISSVRALSIFLKRAVRLQRLPEYIIVEGPLAGGHLGFSPDDWHTFDLKTIFNEVIQFLKQENLAIPVIPAGGIFTGTDAAEYLAAGASAVQVATRFTISKEAGLPAKVKQHYINATEEDIVVNMASTTGYPMRMLIQSPTLDYTMRPNCEGLGYLLENGGKCSYIDAYQKALESRKSGEKLAIGEKTCLCTGMANYDCWTCGHMAYRLKETTNRLHDGSWQLPAAEDIFLDYQFSRDHQIRLPEPEENA is encoded by the coding sequence ATGATCGTAGACAACTTCAGGTTACAATTAGGAAAACAAGAGTACGTTCCTCTCGTCATCGGAGGCATGGGAGTCAACATATCAACAACCGAACTTGCGCTCGCTGCTGAAAGACTCGGCGGCATAGGCCATATTTCGGATGCCGAGACGGGATATGTCTGTGATCAATTATTTGGAACATCCTTTGTCAGCACAAAAAGAAAACGGTACATCGACAACATCAACAACCCCGACAAGGCGAAAGTCCTTTTTGACCTTGGAGAAGTAGCCGAAGCCCAAAAAAAATACATCGAGCATACCGTTTCGCAAAAAACCGGAAAGGGCGCGATTTTTTTGAACTGCATGGAAAAACTGACGATGAACAATGCGCAGGAAACCCTGAAAGTTCGCCTCGCTGCCGCAATGGATGCCGGAATTGACGGTCTGACCCTCGCTGCCGGCCTGAATCTGAGAACTCTTGATCTGATTCAGGACCATCCCCGCTTCCGCGATGTTAAAATCGGGATTATCATCTCGTCGGTCAGGGCCCTGTCGATCTTTCTGAAACGGGCAGTTCGTCTTCAGCGGTTGCCCGAATATATTATCGTTGAAGGACCTCTGGCTGGCGGGCATCTGGGATTCAGCCCTGATGACTGGCATACTTTCGATTTAAAAACAATTTTTAATGAAGTGATCCAGTTTCTCAAGCAAGAGAATCTGGCAATTCCCGTTATTCCTGCCGGTGGCATTTTCACCGGAACTGATGCCGCCGAGTATCTTGCCGCAGGAGCTTCCGCTGTTCAGGTTGCAACCCGTTTTACCATTTCCAAAGAGGCCGGACTGCCGGCAAAAGTCAAGCAGCACTACATCAATGCCACCGAGGAGGACATTGTCGTCAATATGGCATCAACGACCGGCTACCCGATGCGCATGCTCATACAGTCTCCAACTCTCGACTATACCATGAGACCTAACTGTGAGGGGCTTGGCTATCTGCTGGAAAACGGAGGAAAATGCAGTTATATCGACGCCTATCAGAAAGCTCTTGAGTCAAGAAAATCCGGAGAAAAACTGGCAATCGGTGAAAAAACATGCCTCTGTACCGGAATGGCGAATTACGACTGCTGGACATGCGGTCATATGGCTTACCGCCTCAAGGAGACCACGAACCGCCTTCATGACGGATCATGGCAGCTCCCTGCGGCAGAAGACATCTTTCTCGATTACCAGTTCAGCAGAGATCACCAGATTCGTCTTCCAGAGCCCGAAGAAAACGCATAG
- the gpmA gene encoding 2,3-diphosphoglycerate-dependent phosphoglycerate mutase has translation MIKLVLLRHGESQWNRENRFTGWHDIDLTENGRNEAFQAGRLMKEAGLVFDMAYTSVLKRAIRTLWNAMDSMDLMWISVFKSWRLNERHYGALQGLNKSETSRKYGEEQVLVWRRSYDTPPPLLEKSDARYPGTDPRYGDLSEAEIPLSECLKDTVERFLPIWHETIAPQLRKGKRVIIVAHGNSLRALVKYLDNISEEDIVGLNIPTGIPLVYELDDDLKPLKNYYLGDQEALKKAVDAVAGQSKA, from the coding sequence ATGATCAAGCTGGTCTTGTTGCGACATGGGGAAAGTCAGTGGAACAGGGAAAACCGATTTACAGGATGGCATGATATTGATTTGACTGAAAATGGCCGAAACGAGGCTTTTCAGGCTGGTCGACTCATGAAAGAAGCCGGACTGGTTTTCGATATGGCATATACCTCCGTTTTGAAAAGAGCAATCAGGACGCTCTGGAACGCCATGGATTCCATGGACCTCATGTGGATTTCTGTGTTCAAGAGCTGGCGTCTCAACGAACGCCATTATGGTGCTCTTCAGGGGCTCAACAAGTCGGAAACTTCCCGGAAATACGGCGAGGAGCAGGTGCTTGTATGGCGAAGAAGCTATGATACGCCTCCGCCGCTGCTCGAAAAGAGTGACGCTCGTTATCCCGGAACCGATCCGCGTTATGGAGACCTCTCTGAAGCGGAAATCCCTCTAAGCGAATGTCTCAAGGATACCGTTGAGCGTTTTCTTCCGATCTGGCATGAAACCATAGCTCCGCAACTGCGCAAGGGCAAGCGTGTCATTATTGTCGCACACGGCAACTCATTACGTGCTTTAGTGAAATATCTTGATAATATTTCCGAAGAAGATATTGTCGGCTTGAATATCCCGACAGGCATTCCGCTTGTATACGAGCTCGATGATGATCTCAAGCCCTTGAAAAACTATTACCTTGGGGATCAGGAAGCCTTGAAAAAAGCTGTCGATGCCGTTGCCGGACAGTCAAAAGCGTAG
- the gltB gene encoding glutamate synthase large subunit — MNDKHNVGLYDPQFEHDACGVGFVAHIKGIKSHDIVEQGLRINENLKHRGACGCEKNTGDGAGILLQVPDKFLRRVCAERNIDLPPEKQYGVGMVFLPPDISQRRAIEDICRQMIQAEGQKFLGFRKVTTNNATLGQTAKSQEPVVKQLFVGRSKDVESELDFERKLYVIRRRITKRVKYTAGLLGSSYFYISSLSYRTIVYKGMLLPEQVGEFYPELHDQDMESAIAMVHSRFSTNTFPSWDRAHPYRFLSHNGEINTLKGNVNWMKAREKNVSSRVFGDAIEDIKPVILEDGSDSAILDNTFEFLALSGRSLAHAAMMIIPEPWSGNKAMDQKKRSFYEYHSCLMEPWDGPASVTFTDGIQIGAVLDRNGLRPSRYYITSDDLVIMASEVGVLDIAPERILKKDRLQPGRMFLVDTAEGRIISDEEIKQTIASEQPYAEWIERNMIDLETLPDHPLMKNLDEDKYSLTARQKIFGYTQEDISMQIIPMSVKGVELVGSMGNDTPLAVLSNRPKLLYDYFKQLFAQVTNPPIDSLREEIITSTTVMLGTEGNLLDSEEVNCRRLRLPYPLLSNPDLEKIRGIEKPGFRAVTFPIFYDVANGGKGIESAMQDLYRQSEQAVHSGVNIIILSDKGEMEKKRAPIPSLLAVSGMHNFLINAGLRTRVGLVLESAEPRTVHHFAMLISYGAGAVNPYMAFETIRSLIASGHLKLDEKTAVKNYIKAGVKGVVKTMAKMGISTIQSYRGAQIFEAVGLNSQLVDAYFTKTPTRIEGIGLDTVAEEVHKRHQTVFPPSGNKGDRGLDAGGERKWRYNGEFHLFGPEAIHFLQHSCRTDDYRLFKKYENLIDDQSEHLCTIRGLMDIRFSEHPVPLEEVESVEEILKRFKTGAMSYGSISKEAHETLAIAMNRIGGKSNTGEGGEDPARYVRDANGDSRMSSIKQVASGRFGVTSEYLASASEIQIKMAQGAKPGEGGQLPGSKVYPWVAKVRHSTPGVGLISPPPHHDIYSIEDLAQLIHDLKNANREARINVKLVSTVGVGTIAAGVAKAHADVVLISGHDGGTGASPISSIMHAGMPWELGLAEAHQTLVLNNLRSRIIVEADGQLKTARDIVIAAMLGAEEFGFATTTLVVMGCIMMRACQDDSCPVGVATQNPELRRNFKGKPEHVVTFMRFLAEGVREYMARLGVRKLNDLVGRSELLGMKKTVDHWKAQGVDLSKILYHAETGEHESRYCTVPQEHGLDDSLDLTTLLTICEPAIKRREKVFSSLPIKNINRVVGTIIGYEVTKAHGSAGLPDDTIHLKFTGSAGQSFGAFIPKGMKLELEGDANDYVGKGLSGGKIIVYPPKNSVFVPEENIIIGNVGFYGATSGEAFISGMAGERFCVRNSGLKAVVEAIGDHGCEYMTGGLVIILGKTGRNFAAGMSGGIAYVYDADGTFPEFCNRDMVSLSSVQDAEELSSVHAMIEKHVEYTGSALGKSILAAWQTTGNKIVKVMPDDYKRALDAMKEVRAAGLTGDEADMAAFEKNVHDPARVSGN; from the coding sequence ATGAACGATAAGCATAACGTGGGACTTTATGACCCTCAGTTTGAGCATGATGCTTGTGGCGTCGGGTTTGTTGCCCACATCAAAGGCATTAAATCTCATGATATTGTCGAGCAGGGGCTTCGAATCAATGAAAACCTGAAGCATCGCGGCGCCTGCGGGTGCGAAAAGAATACTGGCGACGGAGCCGGAATTCTGCTTCAGGTTCCTGACAAGTTTCTTCGACGGGTTTGTGCCGAAAGGAATATTGATCTGCCGCCTGAAAAACAGTATGGTGTAGGAATGGTCTTTCTTCCCCCGGATATTTCTCAGCGGCGCGCAATCGAGGATATCTGTCGTCAGATGATTCAGGCTGAAGGACAAAAGTTTTTAGGGTTCAGAAAAGTCACGACCAACAACGCCACGCTTGGTCAGACCGCCAAATCCCAGGAGCCTGTTGTCAAGCAGCTTTTTGTCGGAAGAAGCAAGGACGTTGAATCCGAACTTGATTTTGAAAGAAAGCTGTATGTCATACGCCGCAGAATTACCAAGCGGGTCAAATATACCGCAGGTCTGCTCGGCAGCAGTTATTTTTATATTTCAAGCCTCTCCTATAGAACAATCGTTTACAAAGGGATGCTGCTTCCCGAACAGGTCGGTGAGTTTTATCCGGAGCTGCACGATCAGGATATGGAGAGTGCAATTGCCATGGTGCATTCACGTTTCAGCACCAATACGTTTCCAAGCTGGGACAGGGCGCATCCATACCGTTTTCTCAGTCACAACGGCGAGATCAATACGCTCAAGGGCAACGTCAACTGGATGAAAGCCAGAGAAAAAAACGTTTCATCCAGAGTATTTGGCGATGCCATCGAGGATATCAAGCCGGTAATCTTGGAGGATGGCAGCGACTCGGCAATTCTTGACAATACGTTCGAGTTTCTTGCGCTTTCCGGTCGTTCACTTGCCCATGCAGCCATGATGATCATTCCCGAGCCATGGTCGGGAAACAAGGCCATGGACCAGAAAAAGCGATCGTTTTATGAGTATCACAGCTGTCTCATGGAGCCATGGGACGGACCGGCATCGGTCACGTTTACCGACGGGATACAGATCGGCGCGGTGCTTGATCGAAACGGGCTGCGTCCGTCACGGTACTACATTACCAGTGACGATCTGGTTATTATGGCTTCGGAAGTCGGTGTGCTTGATATTGCTCCTGAACGAATCCTGAAAAAAGACCGGTTACAGCCCGGCAGAATGTTTCTTGTCGATACAGCCGAAGGCCGGATCATCTCCGACGAGGAGATCAAGCAGACAATAGCTTCGGAGCAGCCTTACGCTGAATGGATCGAGAGGAACATGATCGATCTGGAGACGCTGCCCGACCATCCCCTGATGAAGAATCTGGATGAGGACAAATACAGTCTTACGGCACGTCAGAAGATTTTTGGCTACACGCAGGAAGATATTTCCATGCAGATCATCCCGATGTCGGTCAAAGGTGTCGAACTGGTGGGTTCTATGGGCAATGACACGCCGCTTGCGGTGCTTTCAAATCGGCCAAAACTTCTCTACGATTATTTCAAGCAGCTTTTCGCTCAGGTCACCAACCCGCCGATCGACTCGTTGCGGGAGGAGATCATTACCTCCACAACGGTTATGCTTGGTACCGAAGGAAATTTGCTCGATTCGGAAGAGGTGAATTGTCGCAGGCTTCGCTTGCCCTATCCGCTGCTCTCAAATCCCGATCTCGAAAAGATACGGGGCATTGAAAAGCCGGGTTTCAGGGCGGTTACCTTTCCTATATTCTACGACGTGGCAAACGGCGGGAAGGGCATTGAGTCGGCTATGCAGGACCTCTATCGCCAGTCAGAACAGGCCGTTCACTCCGGGGTCAACATCATCATCCTCTCCGATAAAGGGGAGATGGAAAAAAAACGTGCGCCAATTCCTTCGCTGCTTGCCGTTTCGGGAATGCATAATTTCCTTATCAATGCCGGTCTTCGGACACGGGTAGGTCTTGTACTTGAATCTGCGGAACCTCGTACGGTGCACCATTTTGCCATGCTGATCAGCTACGGTGCCGGCGCAGTAAATCCCTACATGGCATTTGAAACGATCCGTTCACTGATCGCTTCCGGTCATCTCAAACTTGATGAAAAGACAGCCGTCAAGAACTATATCAAAGCTGGCGTCAAAGGTGTGGTGAAAACCATGGCCAAGATGGGTATTTCAACCATCCAGAGTTATCGCGGAGCACAGATTTTTGAAGCTGTCGGTCTCAACAGTCAGCTTGTCGATGCCTATTTCACAAAGACCCCCACAAGAATTGAGGGAATCGGTCTTGATACGGTGGCTGAAGAGGTGCACAAACGCCATCAGACTGTTTTCCCGCCATCAGGGAACAAGGGCGACAGGGGACTTGACGCTGGCGGTGAGAGAAAGTGGCGATACAATGGTGAGTTCCATCTGTTCGGTCCGGAAGCAATCCATTTTCTGCAGCACTCGTGCAGAACCGATGATTACCGACTGTTCAAAAAATATGAGAACCTTATTGATGACCAGAGCGAACATCTCTGCACCATTCGCGGTTTGATGGACATCCGGTTCAGTGAGCATCCCGTTCCGCTTGAAGAGGTCGAGTCTGTCGAAGAGATTCTCAAACGCTTCAAGACAGGAGCAATGTCATACGGCTCCATCAGCAAGGAGGCTCACGAGACCCTTGCCATTGCCATGAACAGGATTGGAGGCAAGAGCAACACCGGTGAAGGAGGCGAAGATCCTGCACGATATGTGCGCGATGCGAATGGAGATTCGAGGATGTCGTCGATCAAGCAGGTTGCATCGGGCCGATTCGGCGTGACCAGCGAATATCTTGCAAGCGCAAGTGAGATTCAGATCAAAATGGCACAGGGCGCCAAGCCGGGTGAAGGCGGTCAGTTGCCGGGCTCGAAAGTCTATCCCTGGGTAGCAAAGGTCCGTCACTCTACCCCCGGGGTAGGACTTATTTCGCCTCCTCCGCATCACGATATTTACTCTATTGAGGATCTTGCGCAGCTCATTCATGATCTGAAAAATGCCAATCGTGAAGCCCGCATCAACGTCAAGCTGGTTTCAACGGTTGGAGTGGGTACTATAGCCGCAGGCGTGGCCAAGGCGCATGCCGATGTCGTGCTTATCAGCGGTCATGACGGCGGAACCGGAGCTTCACCCATATCGAGCATCATGCACGCCGGCATGCCGTGGGAACTCGGTCTTGCTGAAGCGCATCAGACGCTTGTTTTGAACAATCTGCGCAGCAGGATAATCGTTGAGGCCGACGGGCAGTTGAAAACCGCCAGAGATATCGTTATTGCCGCGATGCTCGGCGCAGAAGAGTTCGGTTTTGCAACGACCACACTCGTTGTCATGGGCTGCATCATGATGCGCGCCTGCCAGGACGATTCCTGTCCGGTGGGCGTGGCTACCCAGAATCCGGAACTTCGCAGAAACTTCAAAGGAAAACCTGAACACGTCGTCACCTTTATGCGGTTTCTTGCCGAGGGCGTTCGTGAATATATGGCTCGTCTTGGAGTTCGAAAGCTCAATGATCTTGTCGGTCGTTCAGAACTGCTCGGGATGAAAAAAACCGTTGACCACTGGAAAGCTCAGGGAGTCGATCTTTCAAAGATTCTCTATCACGCGGAAACCGGCGAGCATGAAAGTCGCTACTGCACAGTACCGCAGGAGCACGGGCTTGACGACAGCCTTGACCTGACCACTCTTCTTACCATCTGTGAACCGGCGATAAAAAGGCGGGAGAAGGTTTTCAGTTCGCTGCCGATCAAGAATATCAACAGGGTGGTCGGAACGATTATCGGCTATGAAGTAACAAAAGCGCATGGCAGCGCAGGGCTTCCGGATGATACGATTCATCTGAAGTTTACCGGATCTGCCGGACAGAGTTTCGGGGCTTTTATTCCAAAAGGAATGAAACTCGAACTTGAAGGTGACGCCAATGACTATGTCGGAAAAGGGCTTTCCGGTGGAAAAATAATCGTTTATCCGCCGAAAAACTCGGTTTTTGTACCTGAAGAGAACATCATCATCGGCAATGTCGGCTTTTATGGGGCAACATCCGGAGAGGCATTCATCAGCGGTATGGCAGGAGAGCGTTTCTGTGTCAGAAACAGCGGACTTAAAGCCGTTGTTGAAGCCATAGGCGATCACGGTTGTGAATATATGACGGGAGGTCTGGTTATCATCCTTGGAAAAACCGGACGCAACTTTGCTGCAGGCATGTCCGGCGGTATAGCCTATGTCTATGATGCTGACGGGACATTTCCTGAATTCTGTAATCGCGACATGGTCAGTCTCTCATCAGTGCAGGATGCGGAAGAACTTTCCTCAGTTCATGCAATGATTGAAAAACATGTGGAGTATACCGGGAGCGCTCTCGGGAAATCAATTCTTGCGGCATGGCAGACAACCGGTAACAAGATTGTCAAGGTTATGCCGGATGACTACAAGCGCGCGCTTGATGCCATGAAAGAGGTCAGGGCAGCAGGACTCACTGGTGATGAAGCCGATATGGCCGCTTTTGAAAAGAATGTTCACGACCCTGCGCGTGTTTCAGGGAATTAA
- a CDS encoding glutamate synthase subunit beta, translating into MGKVKGFMEFQRVVPSDSKPLERLKDWQEFHEEMPVSALREQGARCMDCGTPYCHTGFMLSGMASGCPIHNLIPEWNDYVYNGLWKDAYERLMKTNNFPEFTGRVCPAPCEGSCVLGIIKPPVTIKNIECSIIEHAFAEGWVEPKIIAYRTGKRVAVIGSGPAGLACADQLNKVGHSVTVFERDDRIGGLMMYGIPNMKLDKELVVQRRVNMMKSEGIVFMESTEVGVDYPADKLLEEFDAVVLCTGATRPRDLEVEGRALSGVNYAMDFLRSSTKSVLASTPPDISAVGKDVIVIGGGDTGTDCVASSLRQGCRSVMQLEIMPKPPLERQLDNPWPEWPKTFKVDYGQEEAAAVQGEDPRKYAMMTKKFLSDDQGELCAVEVSSVEWVNVDGRFVPQPLSGTEQIYPAQLVLLAMGFVGPEEHLLQAMQILQDERSNIKADEKSYRTSRERIFAAGDARRGQSLVVWAINEGRGAARECDRFLMGQTSLP; encoded by the coding sequence ATGGGAAAAGTTAAAGGTTTTATGGAGTTTCAGCGGGTAGTTCCCTCTGATAGCAAGCCTCTTGAAAGGTTAAAGGATTGGCAGGAGTTTCATGAGGAAATGCCGGTTTCAGCATTGCGGGAGCAGGGCGCGCGCTGTATGGATTGCGGCACCCCCTATTGTCATACCGGGTTTATGCTGAGCGGTATGGCGAGCGGATGCCCGATACACAATCTCATACCCGAGTGGAACGATTATGTATATAACGGCTTGTGGAAAGACGCCTATGAACGGCTCATGAAAACCAACAATTTCCCTGAATTTACCGGCAGAGTCTGTCCGGCACCTTGTGAAGGTTCCTGTGTGCTCGGCATTATCAAGCCGCCGGTTACTATCAAGAATATCGAGTGTTCGATTATCGAACATGCGTTTGCGGAAGGGTGGGTTGAGCCGAAAATAATCGCTTATAGAACGGGAAAGCGTGTTGCGGTAATCGGATCCGGGCCTGCCGGACTTGCCTGCGCCGATCAGCTCAACAAAGTTGGCCATAGCGTTACCGTATTCGAACGAGACGATCGTATCGGTGGTCTCATGATGTACGGCATTCCTAACATGAAGCTCGATAAGGAGCTGGTTGTTCAGCGTCGCGTCAATATGATGAAGAGTGAAGGCATTGTTTTTATGGAAAGTACCGAGGTGGGTGTTGACTATCCTGCTGACAAACTGCTTGAAGAGTTTGACGCCGTCGTTCTCTGCACCGGAGCAACAAGACCTCGAGATCTTGAGGTGGAAGGACGAGCACTCTCGGGAGTCAATTATGCAATGGATTTCCTTCGTTCGAGTACGAAATCTGTTCTCGCGTCGACACCTCCGGACATTTCTGCTGTCGGAAAGGATGTGATTGTCATCGGTGGCGGTGATACCGGTACGGACTGCGTTGCCTCTTCGTTGCGTCAGGGATGCAGGAGCGTTATGCAGCTTGAGATTATGCCGAAACCTCCGCTTGAGAGGCAGTTGGATAATCCATGGCCGGAGTGGCCGAAAACCTTCAAGGTTGATTACGGCCAGGAGGAAGCTGCTGCTGTGCAGGGTGAGGATCCCCGTAAGTACGCCATGATGACCAAGAAATTTCTTTCAGACGACCAGGGTGAGCTTTGTGCTGTTGAAGTTTCAAGTGTAGAGTGGGTGAACGTTGACGGACGTTTTGTCCCGCAGCCACTTTCAGGCACTGAACAGATTTACCCTGCGCAGCTTGTGCTGCTCGCGATGGGATTTGTTGGCCCTGAAGAGCATCTTCTTCAGGCGATGCAGATTCTTCAGGATGAACGTTCCAACATCAAGGCAGATGAAAAGAGTTATCGTACCAGTCGCGAAAGGATTTTTGCGGCAGGTGATGCCCGTCGCGGCCAGAGTCTTGTTGTCTGGGCAATCAATGAAGGTCGGGGTGCCGCACGTGAATGCGACCGCTTTCTTATGGGCCAGACAAGCTTGCCCTAA